Proteins encoded by one window of Dehalococcoidia bacterium:
- the infB gene encoding translation initiation factor IF-2, which yields MNKETRGSRATTKSTAPSGNGQKTVEIPRTLTVKELSDLVGMSPIEVIKELIKNGIMASINQVIDYDTAAIIVHDLGFEPEPAAAAEPPEVRGALEEAEKVVGEEEEGNLQPRPAVVTIMGHVDHGKTSLLDVIRESNITAEEAGGMTQHIGAYQVTVDGQRITFLDTPGHEAFTAMRARGGKVADIAVLVVAADDGVMPQTIEAISHAKAAGVPIVVALNKIDLPGANPDRVKQQLAEHGLMLEEWGGDVICVPVSAKTREGIPDLLANILVVAEVADLKANPDRPARGVVVEAGLDTTRGAMATVLVQTGTLKQGDSIIIGETYGKIKAMFNEHGRHIKSAGPGSPAKVLGLSAVPQAGEVVTVVPDEKTARAVVQERQRQREAAALREQRAVSLETLFGEISAGKVKELNVVLKTDVQGSIEPIRDSLERLSTEQVRVNVIHAASGSITESDINLALASNAIVVGFNTRPEPGARRLAENEGIVVHLYSVIYELVEDIEKALKGLHEPVYRDVVEGHAEVRRVFKISRVGNIAGCYVRDGTVTRGALANVEREGEVIARSTVASLKRFKDDVREVQAGYECGIGLSDFHDFQEGDVLSFYRRERVS from the coding sequence ATGAACAAGGAGACCCGCGGCTCCCGCGCCACAACGAAATCGACCGCCCCCTCAGGGAACGGCCAGAAGACGGTCGAGATCCCACGCACTCTGACCGTGAAGGAGCTCAGTGACCTTGTCGGCATGTCGCCGATCGAGGTCATCAAAGAGCTCATCAAGAATGGGATCATGGCCAGCATCAACCAGGTGATCGACTACGATACGGCGGCGATCATCGTGCACGACCTCGGCTTCGAGCCGGAGCCGGCAGCCGCGGCGGAACCGCCGGAGGTCCGCGGAGCGCTGGAGGAGGCGGAGAAGGTTGTCGGCGAAGAGGAGGAAGGCAACCTGCAACCGCGGCCGGCCGTCGTCACCATCATGGGCCACGTCGACCACGGCAAGACAAGCCTCCTCGACGTCATCCGCGAGAGCAACATCACCGCCGAAGAGGCCGGCGGCATGACCCAGCACATCGGCGCCTACCAGGTTACGGTCGATGGCCAGCGGATCACTTTCCTCGACACCCCCGGCCACGAAGCGTTCACAGCCATGCGGGCGCGCGGCGGCAAGGTCGCCGATATCGCCGTCCTCGTTGTCGCGGCGGACGACGGCGTTATGCCGCAGACGATAGAGGCGATCTCACACGCGAAGGCGGCGGGCGTCCCCATCGTTGTGGCGCTGAACAAGATCGACCTGCCGGGCGCAAACCCCGACCGCGTCAAGCAGCAGCTCGCGGAGCATGGCCTGATGCTGGAGGAATGGGGCGGCGACGTCATCTGCGTGCCCGTATCGGCGAAGACACGGGAAGGCATTCCCGATCTTCTGGCGAACATCCTCGTGGTCGCCGAGGTGGCCGATTTGAAGGCTAACCCCGATCGGCCGGCGCGGGGCGTCGTCGTCGAGGCAGGTCTCGACACGACCAGGGGCGCGATGGCTACCGTCCTCGTGCAGACGGGAACGCTGAAGCAGGGCGACTCGATAATCATCGGCGAGACTTACGGCAAGATAAAAGCAATGTTCAACGAGCACGGCCGCCACATCAAATCGGCGGGGCCGGGCTCCCCGGCAAAGGTGCTGGGGCTGAGCGCCGTACCGCAGGCCGGAGAGGTGGTCACCGTAGTGCCGGACGAGAAGACGGCGCGGGCGGTGGTGCAGGAACGCCAGCGTCAGCGCGAGGCCGCCGCCCTGCGAGAGCAACGGGCGGTCAGCCTGGAGACGCTCTTCGGTGAGATAAGCGCCGGCAAGGTCAAGGAGCTCAACGTCGTCTTGAAGACCGACGTCCAGGGGAGCATCGAGCCGATACGCGACTCGCTGGAGCGCCTGAGCACGGAGCAGGTGCGGGTGAACGTCATCCACGCCGCATCGGGCAGCATCACAGAGTCCGATATTAACCTGGCGCTTGCTTCGAACGCCATTGTCGTCGGCTTCAACACGCGGCCGGAGCCGGGCGCGCGGCGCCTGGCGGAGAACGAAGGCATTGTCGTGCATCTCTACAGCGTCATCTACGAGCTGGTGGAGGACATCGAAAAGGCGCTGAAAGGGCTGCACGAGCCCGTGTACAGGGACGTCGTCGAGGGTCACGCGGAGGTGCGCCGGGTATTCAAGATTAGCCGCGTCGGCAACATCGCCGGATGCTACGTGCGCGACGGTACGGTTACGCGCGGCGCTCTCGCCAACGTGGAGCGTGAGGGAGAAGTGATCGCGCGCAGCACGGTCGCAAGCTTGAAGCGGTTCAAAGATGACGTGCGCGAAGTGCAGGCAGGCTACGAGTGCGGCATCGGCCTCAGCGACTTCCACGACTTCCAGGAAGGAGACGTTCTCTCCTTCTACCGGCGCGAGCGCGTCTCCTGA
- the nusA gene encoding transcription termination factor NusA: protein MAITQLAAEKNLPREMVLEAVESALASAYKKDQTAVSNVVVRIDRETGAVRVFNQKTVAAEVTDPRIELTVEEARKFKPDAVVGDVIEFETKPTDGGRIAAQTAKQVVLQRLREAERELVFEEYSGKESDIVSGIVQRFEGKNVIIDLGKAEAVLPPQEQVKTEHYRPGQRLKLYLLEVFKSNKGPQVTVSRTHKNLLRRLFELEVPEIFKGTVELRSIAREAGYRSKVAVWSSQEGIDPVGACVGLRGIRIQNIVNELGGERIDVVQWDPDPARFVANALSPAQVVRVSVNEAENTASVIVPDRQLSLAIGKEGQNARLAAKLTGWRIDIRSESIAQQEVAPEAEAEAAPAPKKAAKTAPAAAVAEAEAQRAEAPAEEERPLTPEEEAVLAAARAEEEAEPAAAEAEAEAPIAEVPAPAEAKPHIRFAEELLRPAPAGKKRVKGRKGAETEKEAEAARVKRQKKSRRPLYDEELDEWEE, encoded by the coding sequence ATGGCAATAACGCAACTGGCGGCGGAGAAGAACCTGCCCCGTGAGATGGTGCTCGAGGCGGTGGAATCGGCGCTGGCCTCCGCTTACAAGAAGGACCAGACGGCCGTCAGCAACGTCGTCGTCCGCATTGACCGCGAGACGGGCGCCGTGCGCGTCTTCAACCAGAAGACGGTGGCGGCGGAGGTGACCGACCCCCGCATCGAGCTGACCGTCGAGGAGGCGCGCAAGTTCAAGCCCGACGCCGTCGTCGGCGACGTCATCGAGTTCGAGACGAAGCCCACGGACGGCGGCCGCATCGCCGCCCAGACGGCGAAGCAGGTCGTCCTCCAGCGTCTGCGGGAGGCGGAGCGCGAGCTCGTGTTCGAGGAGTACTCGGGCAAGGAGAGCGACATCGTCTCCGGCATCGTGCAGCGCTTCGAGGGCAAGAACGTGATCATCGATCTTGGGAAGGCGGAGGCGGTGCTCCCGCCGCAGGAGCAGGTGAAGACGGAGCACTACCGGCCGGGACAGCGTCTGAAGCTGTACCTGCTGGAAGTCTTCAAGTCGAACAAGGGGCCGCAGGTCACCGTCTCCAGGACGCACAAGAACCTCCTGCGCCGCCTGTTCGAGCTAGAGGTGCCGGAGATCTTCAAGGGCACCGTAGAACTGCGCTCTATCGCGCGCGAGGCCGGCTACCGCAGCAAGGTGGCCGTGTGGTCGTCGCAGGAGGGGATCGACCCCGTGGGAGCGTGCGTGGGCCTGCGGGGGATCCGCATACAGAACATCGTGAACGAGCTGGGCGGCGAGCGGATCGACGTCGTGCAGTGGGACCCCGATCCCGCCCGCTTTGTCGCCAACGCCCTCAGCCCGGCCCAGGTGGTCAGGGTCAGCGTGAACGAGGCCGAGAACACAGCTTCGGTGATCGTGCCTGACCGGCAGCTCTCACTCGCCATCGGCAAGGAAGGGCAGAACGCCCGCCTGGCGGCCAAGCTGACAGGCTGGCGGATCGACATCCGCAGCGAGTCGATTGCGCAGCAAGAGGTCGCGCCGGAGGCTGAGGCGGAAGCGGCGCCCGCTCCCAAGAAAGCCGCGAAGACGGCCCCTGCAGCCGCCGTCGCCGAAGCCGAGGCGCAGCGAGCAGAAGCCCCTGCAGAAGAAGAACGGCCCCTCACGCCGGAGGAAGAAGCGGTGCTCGCCGCCGCTCGGGCGGAAGAGGAGGCGGAGCCGGCCGCCGCCGAGGCAGAGGCCGAAGCGCCAATCGCTGAGGTGCCTGCCCCCGCCGAAGCGAAGCCGCACATCCGCTTTGCGGAAGAGCTGCTTCGTCCCGCTCCCGCCGGCAAGAAACGTGTCAAGGGCCGCAAAGGGGCGGAGACCGAAAAGGAAGCGGAAGCCGCCCGCGTGAAGCGGCAGAAGAAGAGCCGCCGGCCCCTTTACGACGAAGAACTCGACGAATGGGAAGAGTAG
- a CDS encoding lysophospholipid acyltransferase family protein, with protein MIVYWIFRLIIVLARPFPPKVGYFFARIIADICYLFFREQRRALKDAMARVLNTDNEKEISLAARRSFRNFGKYVIDFIHFFDSTPEEVRRRIVFDHIERIDEAMAAGRGVIFITLHFGNWDMGAAGLAAYGYPVNVVAETFRYPQMNALVQGSRRHLGMKVTPMEKVGPGIIRALRRGEILALLIDAPEPGGTAKVDFFGSPMEVPVGPARIALRTGARVMPAVLLRVRGEEDKIRPVVDFDFAFEKTGDEEEDVRRLTQQIMWSLERLIRHDPDQWFIFHPLWNRSARVPQRERALAPEP; from the coding sequence ATGATTGTCTACTGGATCTTCCGACTCATAATCGTCCTGGCACGTCCCTTCCCTCCCAAAGTTGGTTACTTTTTCGCCCGGATCATTGCCGACATTTGCTACCTGTTCTTTCGGGAGCAGCGGCGCGCCCTCAAGGACGCCATGGCGCGGGTGCTGAACACGGACAACGAGAAGGAGATAAGCCTCGCCGCCCGCCGCTCGTTCCGGAATTTTGGCAAGTACGTGATCGACTTCATCCACTTCTTCGACTCGACTCCGGAAGAGGTGCGGCGCCGCATCGTCTTCGATCATATCGAGCGCATCGACGAGGCGATGGCTGCGGGCCGGGGCGTTATCTTCATAACCCTACACTTCGGCAACTGGGACATGGGCGCGGCCGGACTCGCCGCCTACGGCTACCCGGTGAACGTGGTAGCGGAGACGTTCCGTTATCCGCAGATGAACGCTCTCGTGCAGGGGTCGCGCCGGCACCTGGGGATGAAAGTGACGCCGATGGAGAAGGTGGGGCCCGGCATCATCCGCGCCCTGCGGCGGGGAGAGATCCTCGCCCTGCTCATCGACGCGCCGGAGCCCGGCGGCACAGCGAAAGTCGACTTCTTCGGCTCGCCGATGGAGGTGCCGGTAGGGCCCGCCCGCATCGCCCTGCGGACGGGCGCCCGCGTCATGCCGGCGGTCCTCCTGCGAGTGCGAGGCGAGGAGGACAAGATCCGGCCGGTTGTCGACTTCGACTTCGCGTTTGAGAAGACGGGCGACGAGGAGGAGGACGTCCGCCGCCTTACGCAGCAGATCATGTGGTCGCTCGAGCGGCTCATCCGCCACGATCCCGACCAGTGGTTCATCTTCCACCCCCTCTGGAACCGGTCGGCCAGGGTACCGCAGAGAGAGCGGGCCCTGGCGCCCGAACCCTGA
- a CDS encoding YlxR family protein, producing the protein MGRVAQTVEKKAAPLRTCVSCREISVKRGLIRLVRTPAGNVEVDETGKKAGRGAYLCRRYECWQEALKKERLGKALRVRLQEADREALKAYADEFLKPEPGEKAS; encoded by the coding sequence ATGGGAAGAGTAGCACAGACGGTGGAGAAGAAGGCTGCGCCCCTGCGCACCTGCGTGAGCTGCCGCGAAATATCCGTCAAGCGCGGCCTCATACGGCTCGTCCGCACACCGGCGGGGAACGTCGAGGTCGACGAGACGGGGAAGAAGGCAGGACGGGGCGCGTACCTCTGCCGGCGCTACGAGTGCTGGCAAGAAGCGCTTAAGAAAGAAAGACTGGGAAAGGCTCTTCGCGTTCGGCTCCAGGAAGCGGACAGAGAGGCCCTCAAGGCGTACGCCGACGAGTTCCTGAAGCCGGAACCGGGCGAGAAGGCATCCTGA
- a CDS encoding lysophospholipid acyltransferase family protein, whose protein sequence is MFKYLAFVLIYRLLGWLPTAAAYFIAARAATLVYYLRPRLRRNVQANIRVIMGPDTDPAQVRAKAKEAFRNLAFYYADLLQMPRLNVAKFYENNLTTHNLHYVLEAVSSGRGVVVASAHLGNPELVLQAAGAIGIRALGITEPLKPKRLSDFIHRLRESKGQTFRPVSLSTMKEALRWLSEGRAVSILCDRDIQRTGVPMPFLGHEVRLPVGAAHLALRTDAVLIPMFCRRTHGKHFEVYTEPPIEMTRTGNEAADALANTQKVVAYIEKYLRMDPGQWMVLDRFWEQPGREKSP, encoded by the coding sequence ATGTTCAAGTACCTCGCCTTCGTTCTCATTTACCGGCTATTGGGCTGGCTCCCCACCGCGGCCGCTTACTTCATCGCTGCCCGCGCGGCGACCCTCGTCTACTACCTTCGCCCCCGGCTGCGACGGAACGTCCAGGCGAACATCAGGGTGATAATGGGGCCCGACACCGACCCCGCGCAGGTGCGCGCGAAAGCGAAGGAGGCCTTCCGCAACCTCGCCTTCTACTACGCCGACCTCCTCCAGATGCCGCGGCTGAACGTGGCGAAGTTCTACGAGAACAACCTGACGACGCATAACCTGCACTACGTACTCGAAGCCGTCAGTTCCGGACGGGGCGTCGTCGTGGCGAGCGCGCACCTGGGCAACCCGGAGCTCGTGTTGCAGGCCGCGGGCGCCATCGGCATAAGGGCGCTGGGAATCACCGAACCCCTCAAGCCGAAACGGCTCTCCGATTTCATCCACCGTCTGCGCGAGAGCAAGGGGCAGACCTTTCGCCCCGTCAGCCTTTCGACGATGAAAGAGGCGCTCCGCTGGCTCTCGGAAGGGAGGGCGGTCTCAATTCTTTGCGACCGCGACATCCAGCGCACGGGCGTGCCGATGCCGTTCCTCGGCCACGAGGTGCGTCTGCCCGTGGGCGCGGCCCACCTCGCGCTGCGGACGGACGCCGTGCTCATTCCCATGTTCTGCCGGCGGACGCACGGGAAGCACTTCGAGGTGTACACGGAGCCGCCCATCGAGATGACGCGCACGGGCAACGAGGCCGCGGACGCGCTGGCCAACACGCAAAAGGTCGTTGCCTACATCGAGAAGTACCTGCGGATGGACCCTGGACAGTGGATGGTGCTGGACCGGTTCTGGGAGCAGCCGGGGAGGGAAAAGTCCCCCTGA
- a CDS encoding DUF5679 domain-containing protein, translating to MQAYCLKCRQTREMKNAQKVTMKNGKPATKGECPVCGTKMYRIGKG from the coding sequence ATGCAGGCATACTGTCTAAAGTGCCGACAGACGAGGGAGATGAAGAACGCCCAGAAGGTGACGATGAAGAACGGCAAGCCGGCGACGAAGGGCGAGTGCCCCGTCTGCGGCACGAAGATGTATCGCATCGGCAAGGGCTAG
- a CDS encoding class I SAM-dependent methyltransferase, whose product MKFLGFGWRKEQLRARFYPADFRGMYRRFEDAIRELSEGAALVLDAGCGSGRVFRYETAAGARVVGVDVTSELRGNPNIGDGVRGDVTSLPFRDAAFDLVLSSHMIEHLREPERAFREMARVLRGGGRLLLLTPNRFHYVPLVASMLPQRLHVKINRSRGVDAQDVFPTLYRANTPGKLRRLLEGAGLTVERLERFETEPEYLAFHPLAYAVGVGYERLVNRFGFLAALRVNLVAVARKD is encoded by the coding sequence ATGAAGTTTCTCGGCTTTGGCTGGCGTAAGGAACAGCTGCGGGCCCGCTTCTATCCGGCGGATTTCCGCGGGATGTACAGGCGCTTCGAGGACGCGATACGCGAGCTCAGCGAGGGCGCCGCGCTCGTGCTGGACGCCGGGTGCGGCAGCGGGCGCGTCTTCCGCTACGAGACGGCCGCGGGCGCGCGCGTCGTCGGCGTGGACGTGACATCGGAGCTGCGCGGCAACCCCAACATCGGCGACGGCGTGCGCGGCGACGTGACGTCGCTCCCCTTCCGCGACGCCGCGTTCGATCTCGTGCTGTCGAGCCACATGATCGAGCATCTCCGCGAGCCGGAGCGGGCGTTTCGCGAGATGGCGCGGGTGCTGCGAGGGGGCGGCCGCCTGCTGCTGCTCACGCCGAACCGCTTCCACTACGTGCCGCTCGTCGCGTCGATGTTGCCGCAGCGCCTGCACGTGAAGATAAACCGCTCGCGGGGCGTCGATGCGCAGGACGTCTTTCCGACGCTCTACCGCGCGAACACGCCGGGAAAGCTGCGGCGTCTGCTGGAGGGGGCGGGGCTGACGGTTGAGCGTCTGGAGCGCTTCGAGACGGAGCCGGAGTACCTGGCGTTTCATCCGCTGGCGTACGCGGTAGGGGTGGGGTACGAGCGGTTGGTCAACCGGTTCGGCTTCCTGGCGGCGCTGCGCGTCAACCTCGTCGCCGTCGCCCGCAAAGACTAA
- a CDS encoding proline--tRNA ligase, which produces MRMSHLFSKTLRHVPAEAETPNHQLLLRAGLIQQLTAGVYSYLPLGWRALLKIRQIIREEMDAAGGQEVMLPALQPLDMWEESGRREAFGQILFTLRDRRERELALGPTHEEVVVDLFKRLVQSYRDLPVLVYQMQTKFRDEPRPRGGLMRTREFTMKDLYSFDADDAGLDVSYEKMLRAYKRIFDRCGVPTVVVEADPGPIGGRDNQEFMHLTPVGEDSVLICPECGYAANTERADFQKQRVEPEEPLPVEEIATPGQKTIDDLVQFLGIPREKTLKAVFYASDGQPVFVAIRGDLEVNETKLRNALGGGELRLMDDREVQEAGLVAGSASPAELRGVKVVADDSVLDSPNLVGGANKPDTHLRNLNYDRDWRADVVRDIALARAGDACARCGTPLELHRAIEMGHIFKLGTVYSDKLGATFLDSEGKARPVVMGCYGIGVERLLATVIEANHDDKGIIWPASVAPYHVHLVALNVETPPVREAAEKLYADLQAAGVEVLYDDREESPGVKFNDADLLGMPLRVTVSPRTLAKDSVELRSRRETESSLVPLSSAVAAIADRNRSET; this is translated from the coding sequence ATGCGCATGAGCCACCTCTTCAGCAAGACGCTTCGTCACGTCCCCGCTGAGGCCGAGACGCCGAACCACCAGCTCCTTCTTCGGGCAGGGCTGATCCAGCAACTCACGGCCGGCGTTTACAGCTACCTCCCCCTCGGCTGGCGCGCTTTGCTGAAGATACGTCAGATCATCCGCGAGGAGATGGACGCCGCCGGCGGCCAGGAGGTGATGTTGCCCGCCCTCCAGCCGCTCGACATGTGGGAGGAGTCGGGCCGACGGGAAGCGTTCGGCCAGATACTGTTCACGCTGCGGGACCGCCGCGAGCGCGAGCTCGCCCTCGGGCCGACCCACGAGGAGGTGGTGGTCGACCTGTTCAAGCGATTGGTGCAGAGCTACCGCGACCTGCCGGTGCTCGTCTACCAGATGCAGACGAAATTCCGCGACGAGCCGCGCCCCCGTGGCGGTCTCATGCGGACGCGCGAGTTCACGATGAAAGACCTCTACAGCTTCGACGCCGACGACGCCGGCCTCGACGTCAGCTACGAGAAGATGCTGCGCGCCTACAAGCGCATATTCGACCGCTGCGGCGTGCCCACGGTCGTCGTCGAGGCCGACCCCGGCCCCATCGGCGGGCGCGATAATCAGGAGTTCATGCACCTGACGCCCGTGGGCGAGGACTCCGTCCTCATCTGCCCTGAGTGCGGCTACGCGGCGAACACGGAGCGGGCCGACTTCCAGAAGCAACGCGTGGAGCCGGAAGAGCCGCTGCCCGTGGAGGAGATCGCCACGCCCGGCCAGAAAACGATAGACGACCTTGTGCAATTCCTCGGCATCCCGCGCGAGAAGACGCTCAAGGCGGTCTTCTACGCCTCCGACGGGCAGCCTGTCTTCGTCGCCATACGCGGCGACCTCGAAGTGAACGAGACGAAGCTGCGCAACGCTCTCGGCGGCGGCGAGCTGCGCCTGATGGACGACCGCGAGGTCCAGGAGGCGGGCCTGGTCGCGGGGTCGGCGTCGCCCGCGGAGTTGCGCGGCGTGAAAGTGGTCGCTGACGATTCCGTCCTCGACTCGCCGAACCTCGTGGGCGGCGCCAACAAGCCCGACACCCACCTCCGCAACCTTAACTACGACCGCGATTGGCGGGCCGACGTCGTCCGCGACATCGCCCTCGCCCGGGCGGGCGACGCCTGCGCCCGCTGCGGCACGCCGCTCGAGTTGCACCGCGCCATCGAGATGGGGCACATCTTCAAGCTGGGCACAGTCTACAGCGACAAGCTCGGCGCGACGTTCCTCGACAGCGAGGGGAAGGCGCGGCCTGTCGTCATGGGCTGCTACGGCATCGGAGTCGAGCGGCTGCTTGCCACAGTGATCGAAGCGAACCACGACGATAAGGGCATCATCTGGCCGGCGAGCGTGGCGCCCTACCACGTACACCTGGTGGCGCTGAACGTGGAGACGCCACCGGTCCGCGAGGCCGCCGAGAAGCTGTACGCCGACCTCCAGGCGGCGGGGGTCGAGGTGCTGTACGATGACCGCGAGGAGTCGCCGGGGGTCAAGTTCAACGACGCCGACCTGCTGGGGATGCCGCTGCGGGTGACGGTCAGTCCGCGCACGCTCGCGAAAGACAGCGTGGAGTTGAGGAGTCGCCGGGAGACGGAATCGTCGCTCGTTCCACTCTCTTCTGCCGTTGCCGCCATTGCCGACCGCAATCGTAGCGAGACTTAG
- the truB gene encoding tRNA pseudouridine(55) synthase TruB, with translation MSADGILNVYKPPGWTSFDVVRVVRRRTRARRVGHAGTLDPTAEGVLPVCIGRATRIVEYLLDAGKRYRARIRLGIVTDTYDGEGEVVRTGDPSGVTRQMVEDVLPSFAGEISQIPPAFSAVKHEGTPLYRLGRSGKPAQAQPRQVRVYSISLLAFEPPIVTIEVESGRGVYLRTLAFDLGERLGCGAHLEHLVRLAVGPFEARCSITMGELQQAFEDATWEELLYALDCALLDRYAAILGEETREWAAHGRAVELTPLDATRAASVAEGTLCRAYSQDGLLVALLRYEGAGFVWRPEKVFRPP, from the coding sequence TTGAGCGCCGACGGCATACTCAACGTCTACAAGCCGCCCGGGTGGACGTCTTTCGACGTCGTGCGCGTGGTGCGGCGTCGCACGAGGGCGCGGCGCGTCGGCCACGCAGGAACGCTCGATCCGACGGCCGAGGGCGTCCTTCCCGTATGCATCGGCCGCGCCACACGTATCGTCGAGTACCTGCTCGACGCTGGCAAGCGGTACCGCGCGCGCATCCGCCTCGGCATCGTCACTGATACGTACGACGGCGAGGGCGAGGTCGTGCGCACAGGCGACCCCTCGGGCGTGACGCGACAGATGGTGGAAGACGTCCTTCCTTCGTTCGCCGGCGAGATCAGCCAGATACCGCCCGCGTTCAGCGCCGTGAAGCACGAAGGGACGCCGCTCTACCGGCTGGGGCGGTCGGGGAAGCCGGCGCAGGCGCAGCCGCGGCAGGTGCGCGTCTACTCGATATCGCTCCTGGCGTTCGAGCCGCCTATCGTGACCATCGAGGTGGAATCGGGGCGCGGCGTTTACCTGCGCACACTCGCGTTCGACCTGGGGGAGCGTCTGGGCTGCGGGGCGCACCTGGAACACCTCGTCCGCCTGGCGGTAGGGCCGTTCGAAGCGCGCTGCTCCATCACGATGGGTGAGCTACAGCAGGCCTTCGAGGACGCAACGTGGGAGGAGCTCCTTTATGCGCTCGACTGCGCGCTACTGGACAGATACGCCGCAATCCTCGGCGAGGAGACGCGCGAATGGGCGGCCCACGGACGCGCCGTCGAGCTGACGCCGCTTGACGCCACGAGGGCCGCGTCGGTTGCCGAAGGCACGCTGTGCCGCGCTTATTCGCAGGACGGACTGCTCGTCGCGCTCCTGCGCTACGAGGGCGCTGGCTTCGTTTGGCGGCCGGAAAAGGTGTTCCGCCCGCCTTGA
- the rbfA gene encoding 30S ribosome-binding factor RbfA yields MSRRIERLNDQFREEISYLLRRQVKDPRLGGLITVTHVETSADLAHAKVFVSVLGSEEEREETLKGLEAAAAFMRHELSRRLSLRRTPRLSFRRDDSLEQGAHVLDLLREVEEQEKGPG; encoded by the coding sequence ATGAGCAGGCGCATCGAACGTCTCAACGACCAGTTCCGCGAGGAGATAAGCTACCTCCTGCGCCGCCAGGTAAAGGATCCCCGTCTGGGCGGACTGATCACCGTAACCCACGTTGAAACGTCCGCCGACCTCGCCCACGCAAAGGTGTTCGTCAGCGTGCTGGGGAGCGAGGAAGAGCGGGAAGAGACGCTGAAGGGCTTGGAGGCCGCCGCCGCCTTCATGCGCCACGAGCTCAGCCGCCGCCTGTCCCTGCGCCGCACGCCCCGGCTCAGCTTCCGCCGCGACGACTCCCTCGAACAGGGCGCCCACGTGCTCGACCTGCTGCGGGAGGTTGAGGAGCAGGAGAAGGGCCCGGGTTGA
- a CDS encoding inositol-3-phosphate synthase yields the protein MGKINVAIIGVGNCASSLVQGVTYYRGAKAGAVIPGIMHAELGGYAISDIEFVAAFDIDANKVGKDLAEAIYTPPNNTYRFADVPKLGVRVHRGMTHDGLGKYLSQIIRKAPGPTDDIVDILRRTETHVVINYLPVGSEEATKWYVEQVLTAGCGFVNCIPVFIAREPYWQGRFTDRGLPVIGDDIKSQVGATIVHRVLTRLFRDRGVRIDRMYQINFGGNTDFLNMLERERLESKKISKTGAVTSQLDYELPEENIHVGPSDYIPWLQDRKWCHIRMEGTTFGDVPLNLELKLEVWDSPNSAGVVIDAIRCCKLALDRGMSGALIAPSAYFMKSPPQQFTDDRAREMVEEFIAQSEA from the coding sequence TTGGGCAAGATTAACGTTGCCATCATCGGCGTAGGGAATTGCGCCTCCTCCCTCGTTCAGGGCGTCACCTATTACCGCGGAGCGAAGGCCGGCGCGGTGATCCCCGGGATCATGCACGCCGAGCTCGGCGGCTACGCCATAAGCGACATCGAGTTCGTGGCCGCCTTCGACATCGACGCCAACAAGGTGGGCAAAGACCTCGCTGAAGCTATCTACACCCCCCCCAACAACACCTACCGCTTCGCCGACGTCCCCAAGCTGGGGGTGCGCGTCCACCGCGGCATGACGCACGACGGCCTCGGCAAGTACCTGTCGCAGATCATCCGCAAGGCCCCGGGCCCGACCGACGACATTGTCGACATACTCCGCCGGACGGAGACGCACGTCGTCATCAACTATCTGCCCGTCGGCTCAGAGGAAGCGACGAAGTGGTACGTAGAGCAGGTGCTCACGGCCGGCTGCGGCTTTGTCAACTGCATTCCCGTCTTCATCGCGCGAGAGCCGTACTGGCAGGGCCGGTTCACCGACCGCGGGCTGCCCGTCATCGGCGACGACATCAAGTCGCAGGTGGGCGCGACGATCGTCCACCGCGTCCTGACGCGCCTCTTCCGCGACCGCGGCGTCCGCATCGACCGCATGTACCAGATCAACTTCGGCGGCAACACCGACTTTCTCAACATGCTAGAGAGGGAGCGGCTGGAGTCGAAGAAGATATCAAAGACGGGCGCTGTCACCTCACAGCTCGACTACGAGCTGCCGGAAGAGAACATCCACGTGGGGCCCAGCGACTACATCCCCTGGCTTCAGGACCGCAAGTGGTGCCACATTCGCATGGAAGGGACGACCTTCGGCGACGTGCCCCTGAACCTGGAGCTCAAGCTCGAGGTGTGGGATAGTCCCAATTCCGCCGGTGTGGTGATCGACGCCATACGGTGCTGCAAGCTGGCGCTCGACAGGGGCATGTCCGGGGCCCTCATTGCCCCTTCCGCGTACTTCATGAAGTCGCCGCCGCAGCAGTTCACCGACGACCGCGCCCGTGAAATGGTAGAGGAGTTTATCGCGCAGAGCGAAGCATGA